From one Polyangia bacterium genomic stretch:
- a CDS encoding phosphoadenylyl-sulfate reductase — MKPSPSEIESAAARLTGGDPHAVVAWAVERFGAGLAVASSFSIEDCVVIDMAFKVNRAVRVFALDTGRLPEETYLTAERVIGKYGLAIEWQFPERAAVEKLERAKGLYSFRESLDNRHECCGIRKVEPLGRVLAGLDAWVTGLRREQSVTRTETPAIEFDQGHGGIAKVNPLIAWSMGQVRAYAVANKVPIHPLHDQGYPSIGCAPCTRAIKPGEHPRAGRWWWEDPEYKECGLHPVR; from the coding sequence ATGAAACCGAGTCCCAGCGAGATCGAATCGGCCGCGGCGCGCCTCACCGGCGGCGATCCGCACGCGGTGGTGGCGTGGGCGGTCGAGCGCTTCGGCGCCGGCCTGGCGGTGGCCTCCAGTTTTTCCATCGAGGACTGCGTGGTCATCGACATGGCGTTCAAGGTCAACCGCGCGGTACGGGTGTTCGCCCTGGACACCGGCCGCCTGCCCGAGGAGACGTACCTGACCGCCGAGCGGGTGATCGGAAAATACGGCCTGGCGATCGAATGGCAGTTTCCCGAGCGGGCGGCGGTGGAAAAACTGGAGCGCGCCAAGGGCCTGTACAGCTTTCGCGAGTCGCTGGACAACCGCCACGAATGCTGCGGCATTCGCAAGGTCGAGCCGCTTGGTCGGGTGCTGGCGGGGCTGGACGCCTGGGTCACGGGATTGCGCCGCGAACAATCGGTGACTCGAACCGAGACCCCGGCGATCGAATTCGATCAAGGCCACGGCGGCATCGCGAAGGTGAACCCGCTTATCGCGTGGTCAATGGGCCAGGTGCGCGCCTACGCGGTCGCCAACAAGGTCCCCATTCATCCGCTGCATGACCAGGGCTATCCGTCGATCGGCTGCGCGCCTTGCACCCGCGCCATCAAGCCCGGTGAACACCCGCGCGCCGGGCGCTGGTGGTGGGAAGATCCCGAATATAAAGAGTGTGGGCTGCACCCCGTTCGCTAG
- a CDS encoding bifunctional precorrin-2 dehydrogenase/sirohydrochlorin ferrochelatase — protein sequence MFLKVAGRRVVLVGGGPVAAAKMGGLTGAGAEVLVVAPELRQDILERVRDTKGLVVAARPFRPDDLDGAWLVVAAATPEVNRQVAAAAEARRLFVIAVDDPEAASAYGAGVVRRAGVTVAVSTDGAAPALAGLMREGLEALLPAEDEMQAWVSEARALRPGWRADGVPQGDRRPLLLAAINRLYERKA from the coding sequence GTGTTTTTGAAGGTTGCCGGACGCAGGGTGGTGTTGGTGGGTGGCGGGCCGGTGGCGGCCGCCAAGATGGGTGGGTTAACGGGGGCAGGTGCGGAAGTCTTGGTGGTCGCCCCGGAGCTGCGGCAAGACATTCTTGAACGGGTGAGGGATACGAAGGGGTTGGTGGTGGCGGCGCGGCCGTTTCGGCCTGACGATTTGGATGGGGCTTGGTTGGTGGTGGCGGCGGCAACGCCGGAGGTTAATCGTCAGGTCGCGGCGGCAGCGGAGGCGCGCCGCCTTTTTGTTATTGCCGTCGACGATCCGGAAGCGGCGTCGGCCTACGGTGCTGGTGTCGTTCGGCGAGCCGGCGTGACCGTTGCGGTGTCCACGGACGGTGCGGCGCCCGCGCTGGCGGGCCTGATGCGGGAAGGACTGGAAGCGTTGCTGCCCGCAGAAGACGAGATGCAAGCCTGGGTCTCCGAGGCGCGCGCATTGCGCCCGGGGTGGCGTGCGGACGGTGTGCCGCAGGGCGATCGCCGGCCGCTGCTGCTGGCCGCGATCAATCGGCTTTACGAGCGCAAGGCATGA
- a CDS encoding ABC transporter ATP-binding protein, which produces MSVVVRNLTKRFTVRGTPAVADVSFTAPSGGITTLLGPSGSGKSTVLRVVAGLEQPDDGAVMFGEQEQTAVPAQKRGVGFVFQSYALFKHMNVRRNIAFGLKVRRTPKPDVKRKVDDLLSLVQLEGLGERYPSQLSGGQRQRVAFARALAIEPKVLLLDEPFGALDAQVRVELRDWLRTFHQKRNLTTLLVTHDQEEAMEVSDHVVVMHEGRVAQAGAPSDVYDHPATPFVASFVGGANVLHGRMLDGRVSVGAFAAPMDAGAQTSAPNGTAVQAFVRPHDVGLTKAGDDAPEVSVARVERLARLGGTIKLSLRLADGGPMTVEMPKTEVESLGISEGDLVMANLREAKIFVEDYSI; this is translated from the coding sequence ATGAGCGTCGTCGTCCGCAACCTGACCAAGCGATTCACCGTGCGCGGAACGCCCGCGGTGGCCGACGTCTCGTTCACGGCGCCGTCGGGCGGCATCACCACGCTCTTGGGCCCGTCGGGCTCGGGAAAGTCGACCGTGCTGCGGGTGGTGGCGGGTCTCGAGCAACCCGACGACGGTGCGGTCATGTTCGGCGAACAGGAGCAGACGGCGGTGCCGGCGCAAAAGCGCGGCGTCGGTTTCGTTTTTCAAAGCTACGCCTTGTTCAAGCACATGAACGTGCGCCGCAACATCGCCTTCGGCTTGAAGGTGCGCCGCACGCCCAAACCCGACGTCAAGCGCAAGGTCGACGACCTGCTGTCGCTGGTGCAGCTGGAGGGCCTCGGTGAACGCTACCCATCGCAGCTGTCCGGCGGCCAGCGCCAGCGGGTGGCCTTTGCGCGCGCGCTGGCCATCGAACCGAAGGTGCTGTTGCTGGACGAACCGTTCGGCGCGCTGGACGCCCAGGTGCGGGTCGAGCTGCGCGACTGGCTGCGCACGTTTCATCAAAAGCGCAACCTCACCACGTTGCTGGTGACCCACGATCAAGAAGAAGCGATGGAGGTCTCCGACCACGTGGTTGTCATGCACGAAGGCCGCGTGGCCCAGGCCGGCGCGCCCAGCGACGTCTACGATCACCCGGCCACGCCATTCGTGGCCTCGTTCGTCGGTGGGGCCAACGTCTTGCACGGTCGCATGCTGGACGGCCGCGTTTCCGTCGGGGCGTTCGCCGCGCCGATGGACGCGGGCGCGCAGACGTCGGCGCCCAACGGGACAGCGGTTCAGGCCTTCGTGCGGCCGCACGACGTGGGCCTGACCAAGGCCGGCGACGACGCACCCGAGGTGTCGGTGGCCCGCGTCGAACGGCTGGCCCGGCTGGGTGGCACCATCAAGCTGTCGCTGCGGCTGGCTGACGGTGGGCCGATGACCGTCGAGATGCCCAAGACCGAGGTGGAATCGCTGGGCATCAGCGAGGGCGATCTGGTGATGGCCAACCTGCGCGAGGCCAAAATTTTCGTCGAGGATTACTCGATTTGA